In the Nitrospiraceae bacterium genome, AATTGCGCCCTGCCTGCAAATGACAGTACTTTGGTTATTGCTGCTGTTAAGGTCGTCTTGCCATGATCTACGTGACCTATTGTCCCTACGTTACAATGAGGTTTGGTCCTCTCAAATTTTGCCTTTGCCATTTTTGCCTCCATATAATCTTATATAAAATTTTCTCAATCTATTCACCTTTTACTTTTGCTATTATTGCCTCTGATATACTCTTTGGCACTTCTTCATAATGAGCAAACTGCATTGTATATGTTGCCCTTCCCTGTGTCTTTGACCTCATGTCAGTTGCATATCCAAACATGCTTGAAAGCGGAACCTCAGCACGAATCACTTGTGCGTTTCCTCTTTTCTCCATTGACTGTATCTTGCCTCTGCGTGAGTTGAGATCACCTATTACATCACCCATATAAATCTCCGGGGTTACAACCTCTATACTCATTATAGGTTCCAATAAAACAGGCTTTGCTTTTCTTGATGCTTCCTTGAAACCCATCGATCCTGCAATCTTAAACGCCATTTCTGATGAGTCAACATCATGATAAGAACCATCATAAAGTGTAACTTTTATATCTACCATTGGATAACCAGCAAGAACACCTGTATCCAATGCCTCTTTAATTCCTTTTTCTACAGCAGGTATATATTCCCTTGGGATTGTACCGCCAACAATCTTATTAACAAACTCAAATCCCTTGCCAGCACTGGGCTCGACCTCAAGATAGACATGTCCATATTGTCCACGACCACCGCTCTGTCTTATGAATTTGCCCTCTGCCTTTGCAGCTGTCCTTATTGTTTCTCTGTATGCAACCTGAGGCTTTCCAACATTAGCCTCAACCTTGAATTCCCTCAAAAGTCTGTCAACAATAATCTCAAGGTGAAGTTCACCCATTCCAGATATTATTGTCTGGGCTGTCTCTTCGTTATATGATATCTTGAATGAAGGATCTTCCTGAGCAAGCTTTCCGAGCGCTTCAAAAAGCTTTTCCTGATCAACCTTT is a window encoding:
- a CDS encoding GTP-binding protein gives rise to the protein MAKAKFERTKPHCNVGTIGHVDHGKTTLTAAITKVLSFAGRAQ